GAGCGGAAATGCGCGCCGCGGCTCTCGCGTCGCTGGAGCGCGGCCGCCGCTATGAACAGACCCGTGGTCAACATATTGCGCGCCTCAATATCGCTGGTTCGCGAGATCATGCGCCGGATCGACCTTACCGCGACGGCGAGCCCAGCGCCGTTACGGATGACGCCCACATTCGCGGACATGAGATCGCGCAGCTCTTCGATGACTGCGAAATCCTTGTCGCGCGGCGCCGGCTCGATACGCTCCGCCTTCGGGAGCCATTCGACCGGCAAAAGGGGCGTCGCGCGCACGTCCGCAGCGACGCGGGCGCCGAAAACGATCGCCTCGAGAAGAGAATTGGAGGCGAGCCGGTTCGCGCCGTGAACGCCGGTCGAAGCGACTTCGCCGACCGCCCAGAGGCCATCGAGGTTCGTGCGCCCGCGGTCGTCGGTCCAGACGCCGCCCATATGGTAATGCGCCGCCGGCGCGATCGGAATAAGTTCGCGCGAGGGATCGATCCCGGCGCTCATGCAACTCGCGTAAACGGTGGGAAAGCGCGTCGGGAATTCGGCGCCGATCGCCGAACGGGCGTCGAGGAACGCACCTTTTCCAGCCTTGACGCTGGCGAAAACGCCGCGGGCAACAATGTCGCGCGGCGCAAGCTCGCCATTTGGATCGATGTCGAGCATGAAGCGTCGGCCATCCCGATCCACGATCGTCGCGCCTTCGCCGCGCAGAGCCTCGGTCGCGAGCGGCGCCGGATCGGCGTCAATGTCGATCGCCGTCGGGTGAAACTGAACAAACTCCGCGTCAGCGATCAGCGCGCCCGCCCGCGCCGCCATAGCGACGCCGATGCCGCGCGCCTCCAACGGGTTGGTCGTGACCCGATACAGATGGCCAATCCCGCCCGTCGCGAGGATGAGCGCCGAACAGGGCGTCTCGTGGATCATGCCGGCGTTGTCGCGGGCGCGCACGCCAACCGCGCGACCGCCGCGCACGACGATCTCCTGCGCGGAATAGCCTTCGACGATCTGGATCGATGGGGTTCTGGCGACTTCCTTGGCCAGAATGTCCATGATCGCCCGCCCGGCGACATCGCCTTGGACGCGCACGATGCGCCGACGCGAATGCGCCGCTTCCTGCGAGGGGAGAAAGGCGCCGAGGGCCGACCGATCGAAGGGGGTTCCCATCGCCGCGAGGTCTTCGACGCGCGCGCGCGCTTCTTGCGCCATGCCGAGCGCGATGTCGCGGTCGACGAGGCCGCCGCCCGCCGCCACCGTGTCGTCGGCGTGGCTTTCCGGCGTGTCGCCTTCTTCTACGGCCGCGGCGATGCCGCCCTGCGCCCAAAAGGACGAGCCGCTGTATCCGACGGGCGTCGGCGCGAAGATCGCCACCGGTGTCGGGGCCAGTTTCAGCGCGCAGAACACGCCTGCGAGTCCGCCGCCGATGATGAGGATGGGAGGCAAATTCTCGCGCATCGACCGTTTAGTCGACCGCGACTGCAGCGAGCCGCGCGAGCGCGGCGGCCTCACGGGCGATCGCCGCTTCTACCAGGCTGCGCGCGCGCGGCGGCAAGGGCAGGGCGAGGGCCGCCGAATGGCCCTTGGGCGACATTTTGCACAAGGTTTTGCCGAGAATGTCGACGAGCTTGTCGTCGGCATACTCCCGGTGCTTTTCAAGAAATTCGTCGAAGTAATGCTCGAGAAAGACGATCGCGGCGATGTTTTCGAGCGCCTGCGACTCCGGGTCTTTCTTGAGCTGTTCCTTACGGATCAGCGCGCCGACATGCGCGATCGCCGCTTCGTCGTAGCCATGCGCGCACATGATCTCCGCGACCAGATGGGCATGGTGGATGCGGCAGGCGCGCCGCCACTCGTTGTAGCCGCGACGGCCTTCCTCATAATCCGCACGGGCGATCTCCCAGCGCCGCAGATGTTGCGCGCGCGTCGCAATCTTCAGGAGATCGGAGGCGTCGGGATAGAGCGCGGCAAGCCGCGCGCTCATGCGCTCGGCGTAGACCTGCTCAAAGGCTCGGCCCTCGAGCCGGCGCGGATCGTCGGCATTGGCGGCGTCGATGGCCGCAATCGTCGCATCGAGCGCCAGCATTGTCCGCCCTGTTCAAGTCAGGCCCCAGCCTAGCCCAGATCGATCATACGTTGCACGCTGCGGCGCGCGCGTTCGGCCACTGCGGGGTCCACGATCACTTCTTCGCGGACGTAAAGCAGGCTGTCGAGGATTTTCGGCAGCGTGATGCGCTTCATATGCGGGCAGAAGTTGCACGGCCGCACGAATTCGACGTCCGGCGTTTCGGCGGCGACATTGTCGGCCATCGAGCATTCGGTGACGAGCAGCACGCGGGCCGGCTTCCTGCTGCGCACAAAATCGATCATCGCCGCCGTCGAGCCGGCGAAATCGGAGACTTCCACAACTTCGCGCGGACATTCCGGATGCGCGAGCACCTGCACGCCCGGATGATCGGCGCGATAGTTCTGGATCTCTTCGGCGGTGAAGCGCTCATGCACCTCGCAGGCGCCGCTCCAGGCGATGATTTCCACCTTCGTCTGCGCGGCGACGTTCTGCGCGAGATAGCGGTCGGGAACCATGATCACGCGATCGGCGCCGAGGCTCTCGACGACCTTGACCGCATTCGACGACGTGCAGCAGATGTCGACCTCCGCCTTCACATCGGCTGAGGTGTTGACATAGGCGACGATGGGAACGCCGGGATATTGTTTGCGCAGCGCGCGCACGTCGGCGCCGCTGATCGACTCCGCAAGCGAGCAGCCCGCCTTCATGTCCGGGGTGAGCACGACCTTGTTCGGATTGAGCAGCTTCGAGGTTTCGGCCATGAAATGCACGCCGCCCTGAACGATGATGTCGGCGTCGGATTTCGCGGCAAGTTTGGCGAGCTGGAGGCTGTCGCCGATGTGATCGGCGACGCAATGGTAGATCTCCGGCGTCATGTAGTTGTGCGCAAGGATGGTGGCGTTGCGCACATGTTTGAGATCGTTGATCGCCTTCACGTAAGGGGCATGGAATGGCCATTCGACGGGCGGGATGACCCGCGCCACGCGCTCGTAAAGGTGAGCGGTCGCGGCCTCGACCTCCGGCGTCCATTCCAGAGCGGGGCGGGGAAGGGCCGGAAAGCGGCCCCGCGGGCCAACGCCAAGGGCGCTCGCCGGAGGCTCGCGCCTCGCGCTCGGCGCGCTTCGAACGTCGCTGGTCAGGAGTGTCATTGTCTGGCGCCTCACGCTTATACTCAGAGTGAGTATAAGTAGCCCCCAATAAATTTCCGAGACGGATCCCCGCTCGGAGCGCTCAAGCTTTCAAAACTAAGCCGCGGACGAGGATCTCGCAACTTCGTCACGCAAGACATGTGCTCGGCACGAGTATATGTCAAGGGAAGGATCGGCGGGGGGATCGTTCTGGCTTCGCGGATGGCGCTTTCGGCGCGGGCCAAAACTGCTATAGACGGCGCATGCAATCAGGGGCGACGCCAGCTTCTTTCCCGCACCGCCACCTTCTCGGCATTGAAGGATTGAGCCGTCCTGACATCGTCACCCTTCTCGACATGGCCGAGGAGGCGATCGAAGTGTCGCGGCGGGTCGACAAGAAGCGTTCGAGTTTGCGCGGGCGGACGCAAATCAATCTGTTTTACGAATCGTCAACGCGCACGCAGGCGTCCTTCGAGATCGCCGGCAAGCGTCTGGGCGCCGACGTGATGAACATGTCGGTCGCGCGCTCCTCGGAGTCGAAAGGCGAGACGCTGATCGACACGGCGGTGACGCTGAACGCAATGCGGCCGGATATCATCGTCGTTCGCCATGCGCATGCAGGCGCGGCGCATCTTCTGGCGCGCAAGGTCGACTGTTCCGTTGTCAACGCCGGCGACGGCGCGCATGAACATCCCACTCAGGCGCTGCTCGACGCGCTGACGATCAGGCGGAATAAGGGGCGCATCGAGGGGCTGACGATCGCGATCTGCGGCGACATTCTCCATTCGCGCGTCGCGCGCTCAAACATTCTGCTGCTTGGCGCGCTTGGCGCCCGGGTGCGCGTCGTCGGGCCTTCGACGCTTGCGCCGGATAGTCTGTCGCGGCTGGGCGTCGAGGTGTTTCACGACATGCGACGCGGACTTGAGGCCGCTGACATCGTTATGATGCTGCGCCTTCAGCGCGAGCGCATGGCCGGCGCGCTGACGCCGAGCGCCCGCGAATATTTTCACTTCTTCGGGCTGGACGAAGAGAAGCTGGCCTATGCGGCGTCCGATGCGCTGGTCATGCATCCCGGGCCGATGAATCGCGGTGTGGAAATCGACACCGCCGTCGCCGACAGCCCGCGTTCGCTTATCCGCGAACAGGTCGAGATGGGCGTCGCGGTGCGCATGGCGGTGCTCGAAGCGCTCGCGCAGCACCTGCCAAATGTGTAAGCTTCTCCAAAATCAATGATGGTAGGGGAGTAGAAATGATCAAGCTCATCCGCTTTGTTGGGCTCATCATCCAGTCAATCTTGATCGAGTTTTTGCACGTCTTCGGGCTCGTGGCGTTTCTTCTCGCCGCGGCGCTCGGCTATTTCCGGCTGCCGTCCTGGCTCGTGCCAATCGTCGGCATTGTCTGCGGCATCATCGCCGACAAATTCATTGACCAGACGGAAGTCATCGCCCTTCTCGAACGGGCGGCGTCCGCCAATCAGCGCGGCGGCTTCCTGGTGATCGTTTACATCGTCATTGTCGCCGTCGGCTATGTCACAGGCGCTTATGCGCGCGGGGCGGTGCATCGCCGCAAGATCGCGCAGGCGACGCCGAGCCCCGTGGCGAAGCCGCAGGCCGCGAGCGCGGCGACCAAGCAGCCGCAAAAGCGCAAGCGCAGCTGATCGTAGAGGAATGCGCGCCGATTTTCGGCGCGCTTCTGTCACAGCCCCTCGAACCGCGCCGTCGAAAGATAGCGCTCGGCGAAAGAGGGAGGCTTGCGGCGTCGCCGCTTCGCTTTGTAAGCTGTATTCGACGCCGACTGTGACGCGCTCAATCGTCGTTTGGCCTGCGCGTCGGACGTTTTGGGCGGCGCCATGACGTATTTTTTTAGAGCTTGTGCTTTTCTCCTCGTGTTGCTGGCGACGCCCGCGGCGCGCGCCTGCTCCTGCCCGTCGCCGGTC
Above is a genomic segment from Methylocystis rosea containing:
- a CDS encoding L-aspartate oxidase, with the protein product MRENLPPILIIGGGLAGVFCALKLAPTPVAIFAPTPVGYSGSSFWAQGGIAAAVEEGDTPESHADDTVAAGGGLVDRDIALGMAQEARARVEDLAAMGTPFDRSALGAFLPSQEAAHSRRRIVRVQGDVAGRAIMDILAKEVARTPSIQIVEGYSAQEIVVRGGRAVGVRARDNAGMIHETPCSALILATGGIGHLYRVTTNPLEARGIGVAMAARAGALIADAEFVQFHPTAIDIDADPAPLATEALRGEGATIVDRDGRRFMLDIDPNGELAPRDIVARGVFASVKAGKGAFLDARSAIGAEFPTRFPTVYASCMSAGIDPSRELIPIAPAAHYHMGGVWTDDRGRTNLDGLWAVGEVASTGVHGANRLASNSLLEAIVFGARVAADVRATPLLPVEWLPKAERIEPAPRDKDFAVIEELRDLMSANVGVIRNGAGLAVAVRSIRRMISRTSDIEARNMLTTGLFIAAAALQRRESRGAHFRSDFPQPVPALARRSLTTLDAVLRIADEV
- a CDS encoding DUF4202 domain-containing protein, whose translation is MLALDATIAAIDAANADDPRRLEGRAFEQVYAERMSARLAALYPDASDLLKIATRAQHLRRWEIARADYEEGRRGYNEWRRACRIHHAHLVAEIMCAHGYDEAAIAHVGALIRKEQLKKDPESQALENIAAIVFLEHYFDEFLEKHREYADDKLVDILGKTLCKMSPKGHSAALALPLPPRARSLVEAAIAREAAALARLAAVAVD
- the nadA gene encoding quinolinate synthase NadA, translated to MTLLTSDVRSAPSARREPPASALGVGPRGRFPALPRPALEWTPEVEAATAHLYERVARVIPPVEWPFHAPYVKAINDLKHVRNATILAHNYMTPEIYHCVADHIGDSLQLAKLAAKSDADIIVQGGVHFMAETSKLLNPNKVVLTPDMKAGCSLAESISGADVRALRKQYPGVPIVAYVNTSADVKAEVDICCTSSNAVKVVESLGADRVIMVPDRYLAQNVAAQTKVEIIAWSGACEVHERFTAEEIQNYRADHPGVQVLAHPECPREVVEVSDFAGSTAAMIDFVRSRKPARVLLVTECSMADNVAAETPDVEFVRPCNFCPHMKRITLPKILDSLLYVREEVIVDPAVAERARRSVQRMIDLG
- a CDS encoding aspartate carbamoyltransferase catalytic subunit; the protein is MQSGATPASFPHRHLLGIEGLSRPDIVTLLDMAEEAIEVSRRVDKKRSSLRGRTQINLFYESSTRTQASFEIAGKRLGADVMNMSVARSSESKGETLIDTAVTLNAMRPDIIVVRHAHAGAAHLLARKVDCSVVNAGDGAHEHPTQALLDALTIRRNKGRIEGLTIAICGDILHSRVARSNILLLGALGARVRVVGPSTLAPDSLSRLGVEVFHDMRRGLEAADIVMMLRLQRERMAGALTPSAREYFHFFGLDEEKLAYAASDALVMHPGPMNRGVEIDTAVADSPRSLIREQVEMGVAVRMAVLEALAQHLPNV